A stretch of the Cucurbita pepo subsp. pepo cultivar mu-cu-16 chromosome LG16, ASM280686v2, whole genome shotgun sequence genome encodes the following:
- the LOC111777393 gene encoding monosaccharide-sensing protein 2-like, with the protein MSGSVLVAVAAAVGNLLQGWDNATIAGAVLYIKKEFNLESSPTVEGLIVATSLIGATVITTCSGAISDWLGRRLLLILSSVLYFISGIVMLWSPNVYILLLGRLLDGFGIGLAVTLVPVYISETAPPEIRGSLNTLPQFTGSAGMFFSYCMVFGMSLMESPSWRLMLGVLFIPSLIYLVLTIFFLPESPRWLVSKGRMLEAKRVLQRLRGREDVSGELALLVEGLGVGGETSFEEYIIGPADDLADQDISTDKDEIKLYGPEQGLSWVARPVTGQSSIGLVSRNGSIINQSGFVDPLVTLFGSVHEKLPDTGSMRSTLFPHFGSMFSVGGNQPRNEEWDEESLAREGEDYQSDAGGGDSDDNIRSPLMSRQTTSMEKDMIAPAHGSLSSMRQGSLAGDPVGSMGIGGGWQLAWKWSEKEGPDGKKKEGFKRVYLHQEGVSEPQRGSIVSIPGGYAPTDGGYVQAAALVSQPALYSKELMHQHPVGPAMVHPTETATKGPVWHDLFEPGVKHALLVGVGIQILQQFSGINGVLYYTPQILEKAGVGVLLSNLGIGSSSASLLISALTTLLMLPSIAVAMRLMDISGRRTLLLFTIPALISSLIILVIGSLVHMGSVANASISTVSVVVYFCFFVMGFGPIPNILCAEIFPTRVRGLCIAICALTFWIGDIIVTYTLPVLLNSIGLAGVFGMYAVVCSISWVFVFLKVPETKGMPLEVITEFFSVGAKQVIAAKNS; encoded by the exons ATGAGTGGTTCTGTCTTGGTggctgttgctgctgctgttggGAACTTGTTGCAAGGATGGGATAATGCGACTATCGCAG GGGCCGTCCTGTACATTAAAAAGGAATTCAACCTTGAAAGTAGCCCCACTGTAGAAGGGCTGATTGTGGCCACGTCCCTTATCGGAGCCACCGTGATCACGACATGCTCCGGGGCAATATCAGATTGGCTTGGCCGCCGGTTGCTTCTCATTCTATCATCTGTTCTTTACTTCATCAGTGGCATTGTAATGCTGTGGTCTCCCAATGTATATATCCTTCTTTTAGGCAGGCTTTTGGATGGTTTTGGAATAGGTTTGGCTGTTACGCTGGTTCCAGTTTACATATCTGAGACTGCTCCCCCTGAAATTAGAGGATCATTAAACACACTTCCTCAGTTCACTGGTTCTGCTGGAATGTTTTTCTCATACTGCATGGTTTTTGGGATGTCTTTAATGGAATCCCCAAGTTGGAGATTAATGCTTGGGGTTCTCTTTATTCCTTCACTTATATATTTAGTACTGACAATATTTTTCTTGCCTGAGTCACCTCGTTGGCTTGTCAGTAAAGGCCGAATGCTCGAGGCCAAACGCGTACTGCAGAGGCTTCGAGGCAGGGAGGATGTATCTG GTGAACTGGCTTTACTTGTTGAGGGTCTTGGAGTTGGGGGTGAAACCTCTTTTGAGGAATACATAATTGGTCCTGCAGACGACCTTGCTGACCAAGATATATCGACCGACAAAGATGAAATCAAGTTATATGGACCTGAACAAGGACTCTCTTGGGTTGCTAGGCCGGTTACAGGGCAGAGTTCTATTGGGCTAGTGTCTCGGAATGGAAGCATTATAAATCAGAGTGGTTTTGTCGATCCTCTAGTCACTCTCTTTGGCAGTGTTCATGAGAAGCTCCCCGATACAGGAAGCATGCGCAGTACACTCTTTCCACATTTCGGAAGCATGTTCAGCGTTGGAGGTAACCAACCTAGAAATGAGGAGTGGGACGAAGAGAGCCTTGCCAGAGAGGGTGAGGACTATCAGTCAGATGCTGGTGGTGGTGATTCTGATGATAACATACGGAGTCCACTGATGTCACGACAAACAACGAGCATGGAGAAAGACATGATCGCACCCGCTCATGGCAGTCTTTCCAGCATGAGACAGGGTAGTCTTGCTGGAGATCCTGTTGGAAGTATGGGGATTGGTGGTGGTTGGCAGCTTGCTTGGAAATGGTCTGAGAAAGAAGGCCCGgatggaaagaagaaagagggtTTTAAACGAGTTTATTTGCACCAAGAAGGCGTTTCTGAACCGCAGCGAGGATCCATAGTCTCTATTCCTGGTGGTTATGCGCCAACTGATGGTGGCTATGTTCAAGCTGCTGCTTTGGTGAGCCAACCGGCTCTTTACTCCAAAGAGCTTATGCATCAACATCCAGTTGGACCAGCTATGGTCCATCCGACTGAAACCGCGACAAAAGGCCCAGTTTGGCACGACCTTTTCGAACCCGGAGTCAAACATGCTCTGCTCGTTGGTGTGGGAATTCAAATACTTCAGCAG TTCTCTGGCATCAATGGAGTTTTGTATTACACACCTCAAATTCTTGAGAAAGCAGGCGTTGGAGTTCTTCTCTCAAACTTGGGTATTGGCTCTTCTTCTGCATCTTTGCTGATTAGCGCCCTGACGACATTGTTGATGCTCCCTTCAATCGCCGTGGCCATGAGACTGATGGACATCTCGGGTCGTAG GACTCTACTACTGTTCACCATCCCTGCCTTGATATCATCCCTCATCATCCTAGTAATCGGCAGCCTAGTGCACATGGGCAGCGTAGCAAATGCATCAATCTCGACCGTCAGTGTAGTTGTTTACTTCTGTTTCTTCGTGATGGGGTTCGGGCCAATCCCAAACATACTATGCGCAGAAATCTTCCCAACCCGGGTCCGTGGCCTATGCATTGCAATTTGTGCACTAACATTTTGGATTGGCGATATCATTGTCACATATACACTACCCGTGTTGCTCAACTCAATCGGGCTAGCAGGCGTTTTCGGTATGTATGCAGTTGTTTGCAGCATATCATGGGTGTTCGTCTTTCTAAAAGTTCCAGAAACAAAGGGCATGCCACTTGAAGTCATCACTGAATTCTTCTCTGTTGGCGCCAAACAGGTTATAGCTGCTAAAAATAGTTGA
- the LOC111776734 gene encoding protein EXORDIUM-like 5: MASLSFLLLLLLLLAVSATFLPSSMAASPSFRTLDANAHFFNPKLPAKSFSSSKKFEGSSDFVNLRYHMGPVLSSSPINIYLVWYGKWSVSQKFLIKDFLLSISAPDPRRAPPSPSVAEWWQTVSLYTDQTGANVSRSVVIAGEHSDLHHSHGTDLTRLSIQQVIATAVRSAPFPVDHRNGMFLVLTSQDVTMQDFCRAVCGFHYFTFPSMVGYTLPYAWVGHSGKQCPEQCAYPFAVPAYMAGGGPGVLSPPNRDVALDGMISVIGHELAEVASNPLVNAWYAGEDPTAPTEIADLCEGLYGTGGGGGYIGQVMRDGEGRTFNVNGRNGRKFLLQWLWSPVLKACAGPNALD, translated from the coding sequence ATGGCGTCTCTctccttcctcctcctcctcctcctcctcctcgcCGTCTCTGCAActttccttccttcttcaatGGCCGCCTCCCCTTCCTTTCGAACTCTTGACGCCAACGCCCACTTCTTTAACCCTAAGCTTCCCGCTAaatccttctcctcctctaaGAAATTCGAGGGCTCCTCCGATTTCGTCAATCTCCGCTACCACATGGGCCCTGTTCTTTCCTCTTCCCCCATCAATATTTACCTTGTCTGGTACGGCAAATGGTCCGTCTCCCAGAAATTCCTAATCAAGGactttcttctctccatttCCGCCCCCGATCCCCGCCGtgctcctccttctccttcggTTGCTGAGTGGTGGCAAACCGTCTCGCTTTACACCGATCAAACCGGCGCTAATGTCTCCCGTTCCGTCGTCATTGCCGGTGAACATTCCGACCTCCACCACTCCCATGGCACTGACCTTACTCGCCTCTCCATTCAGCAGGTTATTGCAACTGCCGTTCGATCTGCGCCGTTTCCGGTTGACCACCGGAACGGGATGTTTCTGGTGCTCACTTCTCAGGATGTTACGATGCAGGACTTTTGTCGAGCAGTTTGCGGGTTCCATTACTTCACCTTCCCTTCCATGGTGGGCTACACGCTCCCCTATGCTTGGGTTGGTCACTCCGGCAAGCAGTGCCCTGAGCAATGCGCCTATCCTTTCGCCGTGCCGGCGTATATGGCCGGCGGTGGTCCCGGCGTTCTCTCGCCGCCGAATCGAGACGTTGCGTTAGACGGAATGATTAGTGTTATAGGCCATGAATTAGCTGAAGTCGCTTCGAATCCGTTGGTGAATGCTTGGTATGCCGGTGAGGATCCGACAGCGCCGACGGAGATTGCGGACCTCTGCGAGGGTTTGTACGGCAccggtggcggcggcgggtATATAGGGCAGGTAATGAGGGATGGAGAAGGAAGGACGTTTAATGTGAATGGGAGAAATGGAAGGAAGTTCTTGTTGCAGTGGCTATGGAGTCCAGTTCTGAAGGCCTGTGCCGGTCCCAATGCTTTGGATTGA
- the LOC111777659 gene encoding metallothionein-like protein 4A, which translates to MAEPGGGGVRGGIRACNQSCGCAVPCPGGNACKCATATAGGEVAHRQCPCGEHCGCDPCTCPSAVVGVGRGKCRCGEDCRCEICRCAD; encoded by the coding sequence ATGGCAGAACCTGGTGGTGGCGGCGTACGCGGTGGAATCAGAGCTTGCAACCAGAGCTGTGGTTGCGCCGTTCCCTGTCCCGGTGGCAACGCTTGTAAGTGTGCAACGGCGACGGCGGGGGGAGAGGTGGCGCATCGGCAGTGCCCGTGCGGGGAGCATTGTGGGTGCGACCCCTGTACTTGTCCGAGTGCGGTGGTGGGAGTGGGAAGGGGTAAGTGCAGGTGCGGGGAGGATTGCCGGTGTGAAATTTGCCGATGTGCAGATTGA
- the LOC111776975 gene encoding amino acid transporter AVT3B-like, with amino-acid sequence MGSDLEASSSSSLLQSPAVKEDTPLLGSANPLSSQPKTFANVFIAIVGAGVLGLPYAFKRTGWVMSLLMLFSVAFFTYYCMMLLVYTRRKIESVIGFSKINSFGDLGYTICGSPGRIIVDLLIILSQTGFCVGYLIFIGNTMADVYNSPTATDLSPKILGLAPKVVYVWGCLPFQLGLNSIPTLTHLAPLSIFADVVDLGAMVVVMIKDVLIYFKQSPSVEAFGGFSVFFYGMGVAVYAFEGIGMVLPLESETKNKEKFGSVLGLSMAFITVLYGAFGTLGYFAFGEDTKDMITGNLGSGLISTIVKLGLCVNLFFTLPLMMNPVYEIVERRFWGGRYSLWLRWMLVFMVSLVALLVPNFADFLSLVGSAVCCALAFVLPALFHFLVFKQEMDVKGWCVDIGILVLGVVLGVSGTWSALVVIFSVKE; translated from the coding sequence ATGGGTTCCGATCTAGAAGCCAGTTCTTCATCCAGTCTCCTTCAATCTCCGGCGGTCAAAGAAGATACGCCTCTTCTCGGCAGCGCCAACCCTCTGTCTTCGCAGCCCAAGACATTTGCTAATGTTTTTATTGCCATTGTTGGGGCTGGTGTTCTTGGGCTTCCTTACGCTTTCAAACGTACTGGGTGGGTTATGAGCCTTCTAATGCTGTTTTCTGTTGCGTTCTTCACTTATTACTGTATGATGCTCCTTGTTTATACTCGTCGGAAAATTGAATCGGTTATCGGATTCTCGAAAATCAATTCGTTTGGGGATTTAGGTTATACTATTTGCGGTTCCCCTGGTAGGATTATTGTTGATTTGCTTATTATTTTGTCTCAAACTGGATTCTGTGTTggttatttgattttcattggTAATACTATGGCTGATGTTTATAATTCCCCGACCGCTACGGATTTGAGTCCTAAGATCTTGGGATTAGCGCCCAAGGTTGTGTACGTTTGGGGGTGTCTCCCTTTCCAATTGGGTTTGAACTCGATTCCAACCCTGACCCATTTGGCTCCTTTGAGTATCTTTGCTGATGTTGTCGACCTTGGAGCTATGGTGGTTGTGATGATAAAAGACGTGTTGATTTACTTCAAACAGAGCCCATCTGTTGAGGCATTTGGGGGCTTTTCCGTGTTCTTTTACGGAATGGGTGTGGCTGTGTATGCCTTTGAAGGGATTGGAATGGTGTTGCCATTAGAATCCGAGACAAAGAACAAGGAGAAATTCGGGAGTGTCTTGGGGTTATCCATGGCGTTCATTACTGTTTTATACGGAGCATTTGGAACTCTTGGCTATTTCGCCTTCGGCGAAGATACCAAAGACATGATCACCGGTAACTTAGGGTCTGGATTAATTAGCACCATTGTTAAACTGGGTTTGTGTGTAAACCTGTTCTTCACGTTGCCATTGATGATGAACCCTGTTTATGAGATCGTGGAGAGACGATTCTGGGGAGGAAGATATAGCCTATGGTTAAGATGGATGCTGGTTTTCATGGTGAGTTTGGTGGCACTTTTGGTGCCGAATTTTGCTGATTTCTTGTCTCTGGTTGGAAGCGCTGTGTGCTGTGCATTGGCGTTTGTGTTGCCTGCTCTGTTCCATTTCTTGGTGTTCAAGCAGGAAATGGATGTGAAAGGATGGTGTGTGGACATTGGAATTCTGGTGTTGGGGGTTGTTCTTGGAGTTTCTGGGACATGGTCTGCTCTGGTGGTGATTTTCTCTGTTAAGGAATGA